Below is a window of Clostridiales bacterium DNA.
ATTCGGTCAGCCGGGCGTAGTGCTTCTCTTCCTGGCTGCTGACGTCCATGTTCATGCAGCCGGCCAGTTCCGTCACCACCCGGCACAGGCGGTCTTCCGCGTCCGGCGCGGCGGGCATCCGGTCCGGCTGGAAACCGCATTCCAGGAGGATCTCTTCCATCCGGTCTTCCATATTGGCCTGGCGGGCGGCCCGGCGGACCGTAAACAGGAGCGCCCGGACCAGCTCCGTCCGGGGAATGGCGCTGCCCTCTTCCGGGGAACAGAGCATGCTGACCAGCGCGGAGGCTTCCTTTCCCCGCCCGCTCAGGATCTGGTTGATCAGCTGCTGTTCTGCGGTCAGCGTATATTCCGTGTTCGGGATATCCGGGATTTCCTCGGCAAAGGAGATGTCCCGGTTCTTTTCCTCCCCGCTGCGCAACGCGAGCATTGCGTCCACCAGGGAGTCCGATACGCGGTCCTTTTCATAGGCGCGCCCGACGCCGATTGCGCAGGCGGTTCCGCCGAAAATCTCCTCCCGGCAGGTCTGCAGGTACTGGTAGATCCCTTCCGGCGCGGGGTGCCGGGAATCGATGTTGAACAGGATCAGGATCCGGCCGTCCGTGCGGCGGGCACACCATATTTTCATGGGGCCCCGGTCCTCGGCGGCAGCCAGCTCTTCCATGCGGTCGGCTGTGTTCATGCCGCTGTTCATTTCCAGGCGTTCCAGGTCCCGCGGGGACATTTCCGCCACCGCGGCCTGGACCCGGTCGTAGGGGAGGTCCACGCCGGCTTTTCCGAGGGTGTCAGCTGTGCTGCCCCGCAGGCGGCCTTCCATCCAGTCGTTCAGCAGCCGGTTTTTCAGCAGGCGGTTTACTTCCCGGTTGGACAGCGTCAGCTCATGGTTCTCCGCGGTGATGGTGTGGATCGCGTCATCCAGGATTTTGTATTCGTTCCCGCGCGTTTCCTCGGGCAGGCTGTGGCACATCTGCCGGACGTTGCCGATCAGCCGTTCCAGCGGGGCATACAGGCGCTTGCTGGCCAGCACCGCGCCCAGCAGGCCGATCACCATGCAGGAGCCCATCACGAGCATCACCACGTCGCGCAGCCGGAGGCTGGGCTTCAGCAATTCGCTGTAAGGAATGACTGCCATGCAGAACAGCCCGTCCGAGGCGGTTTCCAGGCCCAGCACGCCGTATTCACTGCCGCCGATCCGGATCCGGTTCTGCTTTTCCCGCATATATTCCCGGCAGGCTTCCCCGGAATCCGGGGTGTCCGCCGCCAGTACAGGATTGCCTTCCGCGTCCGTCAGCAGCAGCGTGCCGGCGTCGCTTTCCGGCAGGCAGGCGGCCAGCTTGTCCGCGTTCAGGTGAAAAAAGGCGTAGCTTTCCCCGGCCTGCGTATTCAGCGGCAGGCTGCTCACGAAGGCCAGCACCGGTTCGGTGCTCAGGATCCGGCTCACGGTGCCGCGGCCCGCATAGCGGCTCAGCGCCACGGAGCCCGGGATGGAGCGCTTTTCCTCCATATCCTGCCGGGTGATGCCGTCAATCCGGGCGTAATAGTCCGCGGAATGGTAGCTGCTTTCCCCGGTAATGATGATATCCAGCCCTTCCGCATAGATGCCGATATCGGCCATCGTATTGCTGAAGGCTTTCATCTGCTGCAGTTTTTCAATGATATTGCGCTTCGCCAGGATGTCGGTCGGCGTTTCCTCGGCCAGGTGCAGGTACCGCTGGACTCCGTTGTCGTTGCCCAGCTGCCAGGAGAAGGTCCGGACCTGTTCGATTTCCCGGTTGACCGCGGAGCAGGCGCTCCGGACCAGGGCTTCCTGCTGCTGCCAGGTATCGCGGATCACCTGGTCGGAAGTCCGGTCATAGAGGATCCAGCCGGTCAGGAGGGTCGCCAGCAGGGTAAAGAGCAGCAGTAAAACAACCATCTGCAGCTTTACCCTGCGATGATGTGTTTTTTTCCCTTTCCTGCGCTCCATATCGATCCTTCTGCCTTATTTCAGTTTGATAAGAGTATATCATTTCCTTGCGAATAATGCATCCCATAAAAAACCGGGTTCCCGTTTCCGGGAACCCGATATATAAATGACTGCCTGTTATGGATTTTCGCGGATGACCCGGCGGAAGCTTTCGATCAGGCGCTGGGTTTCATCCCAGGTCATATTCTGGGTATTCAGCGTAATCCATCTGTCGTCTGTTGCCCAGTTGGCTTCAATCGTTGAAGGATTCTGCTTTTCGATGACATGCACAACGTAGCCGTTGATTTCGACTTCCCTGACTTCACCATTATTGGTGAATGCACCGACTCCTTCAGAGGATTCAGTAATGGAGAAGGACCTTTCGTTTTCGCCGGTGTATTCGATGAATGCCATATCGGGGTCAGGAAGTTCAGCTGTAATGGTGAAATTATCCGGAATGGCGGTGGGGAAGTATATGCCCAGCCAGCTTTCCGGAACGTCAAATGCGGCTTCTGAATCCTTCATGAAGCTCATATTGATGACGTTGTTTTCGGCATCCTCAGTAATGAACAGCCTGTAAACGGCGGAGCGGAAGGTGCTGTTGGTGGCAACGGCAAATCCGGCGCCGATCATGATGAGAACCGCCAAACAAGCGGCAACCCGGCTGAAATTGACCAGGACGGACTTCACGGTCCGGTTCCGGCGTTCTTTCTTTTTCCGGTTATTGATCTCATCCATTCCGGCCAGCGCCTGGGACCAGATCCGGTCCAGCCGGCTCTCTTCCTCAGGCGTTACCGGCTCCCGGCTCAGCTTCAGGATTTCTTCCGTTTCCCGCATACGTTCCCGCTTAACGGCCAGCCGGATCAGGTCGTCCATATATTCGTCTTCCAGACCGTGCAGTGTGGTATCCTGATTAAGATTCATGCACGTATCTCCTTTCGGCGCGTTCCCTGATGTGCTCCCTGGCACGGTTGATATACCGGTATACACTGTTGGTGGAAACATTCAGAATCTGTGCAATCTCCTCATTGTCCAGCCCGTCCTCAAATTTCAGGAAGATCACTTCCCGTTCCTTTTCGGGCAGGTCCCGGACCACGTCGCGGACCATGTCCAGGTCGTCCCGGCACAGGACCAGGACTTCCACATTGGATTCATCCGCCATGTTCTCCTTCACGCTGTCGGACACATGCAGGAAATGCAGGTTCGTCTGCTTGGTTTTCCGCATGTGATTGAACGCGGTATTCCGGACCGTCCGGATAATGTAATACCGCAGGGCATTCTCATCGATGGAACGTAGGGTGTCCATTTTCTGGAACAGCGCGACCAGGCTGTCCGAAACCACGTCGTCAGCATCCTGGCGGGAGGGGAGGTAGTATTCCGCGGTCACCATCATCAGCTTCCGGTGCTCGATATAAAAGTTGTGAAACCATTCCCGGTCGGATTCATCCGGTACGACGAAAACCACTAAAGAAATCATCGCCAGTTCCCTCTCTTTGAACAGGATATTTGTATATACCGATGGATGGTCCGCTTATACGCACAAATCATCATCTTGGACAAACATCATATCACAAATCACAGGGGATGTCACATGCCGGGACTCGTTTTTCCCGCAAACGATTCAATTTCTATGTTCTGGATCTGTTTGCAGCAGCTTCACCGAGCTCGAACTTTACTTGCTTGCAGTGACGGTCAGCCGGTCCACCTGGACACCGTTGCGGTATACCGTCAGGACCGCGGTAGCCCGGAATTCCGTAGCGCCGCTGGTAGAGCCTGTCGCGGTAGCCGTTTTCGTTCCGCTGCCGGAGGCAGCGTACTGCCATACGCCGTCCACTTTCTTCTGGACGGAGATTGTCGTGGTGGAGGTGCAGCCGGCATCGACCGTTGCGGCACAGGTACCTTTCACGGTTCCGCCGGAGACGGTGATGGTGGCCCGGATACCGTTGGCCAGGGCGGGCACTGCGGACAGGACAAAGAGCAGGACACAGATAACCAGGCAGAGTACTTTGGATCGGGACATGGGCTTCATTTCTCCTTTATTCTGGATTGTTCTCCGGCAGGCAGCAGGAGTTTGTAGGGCTGTCTGTCGGCCAACCCATATATATAAACACAAAACCGGCCAAAAGTGGACAGCCTTTTTGGCTTTTTTGAAAATTTTCCTATATTTTTTTTCAAAAACGGGTAGATCAATAGAAAAACCCGCAAAACAGCAAGCTTTGCGGGAGAAAAAAATGATCAGTTTATGCTTCCGGGAAGATTTCCCGTTTGCGCTCGAGCATCTCATCCGTGCGGCGGATGTATTCCTCAATGTTGCTGACGTTCGGCGCGCGGGTGATGTGGCCTTCCTCCGGCCAGATCCGCTTGGAGATTCCGCCGGCGCCCATGGCGAGGACGTGGGAGGTTTCCTCCATCATGTCCACATTGTACAGGCAGGCATGTCCGGGCAGGGCATAGCCGGTATTTTCCAGGTTGCCGGCCATGTATTTCTGCCGGTACATATAGTAGGGAACGAGGCCCAGCGAGCGGGCAGTCTCCATGCCCATGGCGACCATGCGGGCGGTCATTTCCCCGTCCGGCAGGGGCGCGTTTTCAAGGCTCATGCGGGAGGAACGTTTGATGGCCAGGGTATGCACAGTCAGGCTTTCCGGCCGCAGGGCGCGGGCCGCCTCCATCGTGCGGGCAAAGTCCTCCTCGTTTTCCCCGGGAAGCCCGGCGATGACGTCCATGTTGATATGCGGGATGCCTTCCTCCCGGGCCAGCCGGTATGCGTCCACCACCTGCGCGGCGGTATGCGCCCGGCCGATCACGCGGAGCGTCCGGTCGTTCATCGTCTGGGGATTGATGGAGATCCGGCTGACGCCGGCGTCCAGGACGGCGCGCAGCTTTTCCCGGGTAATGGTGTCCGGCCGTCCGGCTTCCACCGTGTATTCCAGCGCACCGGGGAAGCATTCCGCGATCAGCGCCATCAGACGGCGGAAATCATCCTCCGGCAGGGCGGTCGGCGTGCCGCCGCCCACATACAGGGCGCGCAGCGTCCGCCCGCTGCGGCGGAGGATCTGCGCACAGCCGCGGATTTCCTTTTCCAGCGCGTCCATATACGGCGGGACGAGGCGCCCGTTCCCGATCTCCCCGGAGGAGAAGGAGCAGTAAGCGCAGCGCGTGGTGCAGAAGGGGATGCCGATGTATACGTCGATCCACCGGTCCCCGGGCACGGGAAGCTTCCGCTGGGTCAGCGCGATCTCCGCCAGCAGCTCCGCCTTCGGGCGGAGGACGTCAAAGCGCTCCACCATCCGGTTGATGGCTTCTTCCGGCGTGAGGCCTTCCGCCAGGGCTTCGAGCATCAGGTGGGTCGGGCGGACGCCGGTCATGCTGCCCCATGGGGGATGGATGCCGGTGGTTTTGCGGCACAGGTCGTACAGCGTCTGCTTGCACAGCCGGCGCGCAGCCCGGCGGCGGTGCAGCGCCTGCACCCGCGGATCCGGGTCGGAGGGGATTTCCGTTTCCCCAGTGGCGGAATCCGTGCCGTCCGTGAAGGTGACAATATACTTTTCGGGGGTTTCCGTTGTGCTCATCCGGTAGCGGACCGGTTCGTCCCACACGCTTTCGGGCAAGCCAAAAAGCCGGGTGACGTTCATCAGCTCCGGCCGGATGGTTTCGAGGGCGGAGGTCAGTTCAGGCATACGGGAAACTCCTATAATTTACGCGTCATGGCCCGGGTGGAAGGGAATCTGCTGGTCCCTTACCATGGGAATCAGGCGGCGGAGGGACGCAAACAGCGCGTGCTCATCCCCGCCGGGGAAATCGGTGCGGCCCCAGCCGTGCTCAAACATCGTGTCCCCGGTAAACAGGTGGCCTTCAATGAGGAAGCAGACCCCGCCGGGGGTGTGCCCCGGGGTGTGCAGCACCCGGATGCCGAGTCCGGCTTCGGTCAGCTCCTGCCCTTCGCGCAGCAGGTCGGTGGGCTTCGGCGCCGTCACAGCCGGACCGCCGAACAGCAGGGAGACGTTGCGCTCCGGATCGCTGAGCAGCGGCGCGTCCAGCTCATGGACCATCAGGCGGGTGCCCTCGTCCATCAGCGCGCCGGCGACGGCGATGTGGTCAAAATGGCCGTGGGTCAGCAAAATGGCGGCAATCCTTTTGCCGCCGGCCGCCTTCCGGATGCGTTCCGCCTCATCGCCGGGATCGATGACGATGCAGTCGTCCCGGTCCTCTTTGGAGAGGACGTAGCAGCAGGTGGCGACCCTGCCCACGGTCAGTTCCTTGATGATCATATGCTCAGAATGCCTTTTCACTGTCGATGAGGATGGTGACGGGGCCGTCGTTGACGAGGGAGACCTTCATCTCCGTCCGGAACCGGCCGGTTTCCACATGGATGCCTTTGGCGCGCCATGCGGCGACCAGGCGCTCGTACAGGGCGTTGGCCTCATCCGGCTTCGCGGCGCGGATGTAGGAGGGCCGGCGGCCGCCCCGGGTGTCGCCGTACAGCGTGAACTGGGAAACGGCGAGGATGCTGCCGCCCACGTCGATCACGGAGCGGTTCATCACGCCGTTTTCATCGTCGAATATCCGCAGGTTTGGAACCTTGTCCGCCATGTACTTCAGGTCTGTGTCGGTGTCCTCCGTGGACACGCCGATCAGCACCATCAGCCCCGGTCCGACCGCGCCGACGGTTTCCCCGTTCACGGTCACAGAGGCTTCGGTTACCCGCTGGACAACACAACGCATGGGCAGGTTCCTTCTTTCGGTTTACTGGTTGGAACGGTAGACATCCAGGATGTCGCTCTTGTTCCGCAGGGCGCTGATGACCCGGTCCATTTCCTCGCGGGAGTGGACGTCGAGCGTCAGCTTCAGGGTGGAGATCTTGGTTTTGTCGCTGGCCTGGATGGACGCGGCGCGGATGGAGACGTTGTTTTCCCCGATGGTGTTGGCGATTTCGCCCAGCAGGTTCATCCGGTCATACGCCAGGATCGTGATGTTGGTATAGAATGTGCTGCCTTCGTTCTCCATGGCCCATTCCACGGGGATGCGGCGCTCCTGCTCGCCGGCTGCGACGTTGGCGCATTCCGCCTTGTGGATCACGACGCCGCGGCCGCGGGTGATGTACCCGACAATCTCGTCGCCCGGAACGGGGCTGCAGCACTTGGCGAAACGGACCGGGATATCCAGGTCCTCGTTGCCGGTCAGCACGATGCCGTGGTTGGCTCGGCGCTGGCTCAGCCGCTGTTCGGTGGATACGATGTCGTTGACCGATACGGGCGGCGCGGCCGTCTCCTCGCCGGCCTTCTGCTCCTCAATCAGGCGGGAGACCACGTAAACCGCGGCCATTCCGCCGTAGCCGACGGAGCCGCAGATATCGTCGAATTCCTGGAAACCGTACTTTTTGAGCATTCCGTCATAGTATTCCGGCTTGACGATATCGCTCATATGGACGCCGCGGCGGGCGCATTCCTTTTCAATCATGCTCCGGCCGAGGGCGATGTTCTCTTCCTTCAGTGTCTTTTTCAGGAACTGGCGGATCTTCGCTTTGGCCTGGGGCGTCTTGCAGATGCGGAGCCAGTCGGTGCCCGGGCCCTTGGACGAGGCGGAGGTCATGATCTCGACCCGGTCGCCGGTGGCCAGGGTGGTGTCCAGCGGCACCATGCGCCCGTTCACGCGCGCACCGACGCACTGGTTGCCGACGGCAGAGTGGATCCGGTAGGCAAAGTCCAGCGGGGTGGCGCCTTTGGGCATGGAAATGACGTCGCCCTTGGGGGTGAAGAGGAAGACCTCTTCGGAGAACAGGTCGGTTTTCAGCGTATCCAGGAACTCGCGGGAGTCGCGGGTTTCCGTCTGCCAGTCCAGCATCTGCCGCACCCAGAACAGCTTGTGGTCCAGGTTGTCCTCGCGGGAGG
It encodes the following:
- a CDS encoding helix-turn-helix transcriptional regulator — its product is MERRKGKKTHHRRVKLQMVVLLLLFTLLATLLTGWILYDRTSDQVIRDTWQQQEALVRSACSAVNREIEQVRTFSWQLGNDNGVQRYLHLAEETPTDILAKRNIIEKLQQMKAFSNTMADIGIYAEGLDIIITGESSYHSADYYARIDGITRQDMEEKRSIPGSVALSRYAGRGTVSRILSTEPVLAFVSSLPLNTQAGESYAFFHLNADKLAACLPESDAGTLLLTDAEGNPVLAADTPDSGEACREYMREKQNRIRIGGSEYGVLGLETASDGLFCMAVIPYSELLKPSLRLRDVVMLVMGSCMVIGLLGAVLASKRLYAPLERLIGNVRQMCHSLPEETRGNEYKILDDAIHTITAENHELTLSNREVNRLLKNRLLNDWMEGRLRGSTADTLGKAGVDLPYDRVQAAVAEMSPRDLERLEMNSGMNTADRMEELAAAEDRGPMKIWCARRTDGRILILFNIDSRHPAPEGIYQYLQTCREEIFGGTACAIGVGRAYEKDRVSDSLVDAMLALRSGEEKNRDISFAEEIPDIPNTEYTLTAEQQLINQILSGRGKEASALVSMLCSPEEGSAIPRTELVRALLFTVRRAARQANMEDRMEEILLECGFQPDRMPAAPDAEDRLCRVVTELAGCMNMDVSSQEEKHYARLTEYIRNGFMRDISLDSASEALEMSPSYIGLIFRKVGGTSFLKYLTDIRMEEAKRLLRTTDLTLREIGLRVGIENQNTLIRTFKKAEGITPGQYRVADQSIHSQNG
- a CDS encoding DUF4367 domain-containing protein, with the translated sequence MNLNQDTTLHGLEDEYMDDLIRLAVKRERMRETEEILKLSREPVTPEEESRLDRIWSQALAGMDEINNRKKKERRNRTVKSVLVNFSRVAACLAVLIMIGAGFAVATNSTFRSAVYRLFITEDAENNVINMSFMKDSEAAFDVPESWLGIYFPTAIPDNFTITAELPDPDMAFIEYTGENERSFSITESSEGVGAFTNNGEVREVEINGYVVHVIEKQNPSTIEANWATDDRWITLNTQNMTWDETQRLIESFRRVIRENP
- a CDS encoding sigma-70 family RNA polymerase sigma factor, with protein sequence MISLVVFVVPDESDREWFHNFYIEHRKLMMVTAEYYLPSRQDADDVVSDSLVALFQKMDTLRSIDENALRYYIIRTVRNTAFNHMRKTKQTNLHFLHVSDSVKENMADESNVEVLVLCRDDLDMVRDVVRDLPEKEREVIFLKFEDGLDNEEIAQILNVSTNSVYRYINRAREHIRERAERRYVHES
- the hemZ gene encoding coproporphyrinogen dehydrogenase HemZ, producing MPELTSALETIRPELMNVTRLFGLPESVWDEPVRYRMSTTETPEKYIVTFTDGTDSATGETEIPSDPDPRVQALHRRRAARRLCKQTLYDLCRKTTGIHPPWGSMTGVRPTHLMLEALAEGLTPEEAINRMVERFDVLRPKAELLAEIALTQRKLPVPGDRWIDVYIGIPFCTTRCAYCSFSSGEIGNGRLVPPYMDALEKEIRGCAQILRRSGRTLRALYVGGGTPTALPEDDFRRLMALIAECFPGALEYTVEAGRPDTITREKLRAVLDAGVSRISINPQTMNDRTLRVIGRAHTAAQVVDAYRLAREEGIPHINMDVIAGLPGENEEDFARTMEAARALRPESLTVHTLAIKRSSRMSLENAPLPDGEMTARMVAMGMETARSLGLVPYYMYRQKYMAGNLENTGYALPGHACLYNVDMMEETSHVLAMGAGGISKRIWPEEGHITRAPNVSNIEEYIRRTDEMLERKREIFPEA
- a CDS encoding MBL fold metallo-hydrolase — its product is MIIKELTVGRVATCCYVLSKEDRDDCIVIDPGDEAERIRKAAGGKRIAAILLTHGHFDHIAVAGALMDEGTRLMVHELDAPLLSDPERNVSLLFGGPAVTAPKPTDLLREGQELTEAGLGIRVLHTPGHTPGGVCFLIEGHLFTGDTMFEHGWGRTDFPGGDEHALFASLRRLIPMVRDQQIPFHPGHDA
- the dtd gene encoding D-tyrosyl-tRNA(Tyr) deacylase yields the protein MRCVVQRVTEASVTVNGETVGAVGPGLMVLIGVSTEDTDTDLKYMADKVPNLRIFDDENGVMNRSVIDVGGSILAVSQFTLYGDTRGGRRPSYIRAAKPDEANALYERLVAAWRAKGIHVETGRFRTEMKVSLVNDGPVTILIDSEKAF
- a CDS encoding bifunctional (p)ppGpp synthetase/guanosine-3',5'-bis(diphosphate) 3'-pyrophosphohydrolase: MNLEQMLNRVRKYHPGEGYQLVEKAWKFAEKAHEGQVRKSGEPYFTHPCIVASILTDLMIDPPTIAAGLLHDTVEDCEGITLETIRTEFGEEVADLVDGVTKLNRLDFANREEAQAESLRKMILAMSRDIRVVLIKLADRLHNMRTLRFQPEDRRLAIARETLDIYAPLAHRLGVYAVKQELEDLSLKYIDPEGYQRIVHLVGQKRTEREESIRLVIDELSERLDQQHIHYDIDGRSKHFYSIYRKMVLQQKSFDQIYDLMAIRVIVDTIPDCYTVLGIVHTLWNQVPGRFKDYISVPKANMYQSLHTTVVGGRKIPFPFEVQIRTWEMHRVAEYGIAAHWRYKEGSSREDNLDHKLFWVRQMLDWQTETRDSREFLDTLKTDLFSEEVFLFTPKGDVISMPKGATPLDFAYRIHSAVGNQCVGARVNGRMVPLDTTLATGDRVEIMTSASSKGPGTDWLRICKTPQAKAKIRQFLKKTLKEENIALGRSMIEKECARRGVHMSDIVKPEYYDGMLKKYGFQEFDDICGSVGYGGMAAVYVVSRLIEEQKAGEETAAPPVSVNDIVSTEQRLSQRRANHGIVLTGNEDLDIPVRFAKCCSPVPGDEIVGYITRGRGVVIHKAECANVAAGEQERRIPVEWAMENEGSTFYTNITILAYDRMNLLGEIANTIGENNVSIRAASIQASDKTKISTLKLTLDVHSREEMDRVISALRNKSDILDVYRSNQ